Proteins from one Corticium candelabrum chromosome 4, ooCorCand1.1, whole genome shotgun sequence genomic window:
- the LOC134179042 gene encoding protein naked cuticle homolog 2-like — MCKQELQSPSKNEEQAGSMAVRGNQIEKRRKKESHKKRLSHSGRGLVKCEELSCSVSVRSKQIPSGGHKLQWVFKLYDMESSRSLDEREVPTLMKSVCDMLSAQVERSRVPPAHKRFKVRLNIMQHQSRLKPVRSSNSRFVLRKMRKSETVTCHSHGDECTSCATYAASDEQSLCLTERRLRQVENKESELRDDDLRKQISVRQRRRIGHGNGSSSNPELRSRCHQKSSRRRSLNGDQSRDNSQSASKKTGNKHDRRRSSLPSNSLPGVSTDEVVVQTTKKQFPLASPVKLRHQGRGGSKRHSCHAAFIAENICHRKSEVMSEKLYEKVQTVTKQEVVPSSDSSESVVHHHHHHEHHHHHYHVYHQL; from the coding sequence ATGTGCAAGCAGGAGTTACAATCTCCAAGCAAGAATGAAGAACAAGCTGGTAGCATGGCAGTGAGAGGTAATCAGATTGAGAAGAGGAGGAAGAAAGAGAGTCACAAGAAGCGGTTGAGTCATTCAGGCAGGGGATTAGTCAAATGTGAGGAGTTGTCGTgtagtgtgtctgttcgtTCAAAACAAATACCGTCAGGTGGTCACAAATTGCAGTGGGTGTTCAAATTATATGATATGGAATCATCTAGAAGCTTAGATGAACGTGAAGTTCCTACATTGATGAAGAGTGTATGTGACATGCTAAGTGCACAAGTGGAGAGGTCACGAGTACCACCTGCACACAAGAGATTTAAGGTGCGGCTAAATATCATGCAGCATCAGTCAAGACTAAAGCCAGTCAGGTCTTCTAACAGTCGATTTGTATTGAGGAAAATGAGGAAGTCAGAAACTGTGACGTGTCACTCTCATGGTGATGAATGTACATCTTGTGCTACATATGCAGCTAGTGATGAACAGAGTCTTTGTTTAACTGAGAGAAGATTGCGTCAAGTTGAAAATAAAGAGAGTGAATTGCGAGATGACGATCTACGTAAGCAGATCAGCGTGAGACAGCGCAGGCGAATAGGACACGGCAACGGTTCTTCATCGAATCCTGAACTACGATCTCGGTGTCATCAGAAATCAAGTAGAAGACGAAGTCTTAATGGAGATCAATCAAGAGATAATTCACAGTCAGCTAGCAAGAAAACTGGCAACAAGCATGACAGAAGACGGTCATCTTTACCATCTAATTCATTGCCTGGTGTATCTACTGATGAAGTGGTAGtccaaacaacaaagaaacaatttCCTCTAGCTTCACCTGTAAAGCTAAGACATCAGGGACGTGGAGGGAGCAAGAGACATTCGTGTCATGCAGCTTTTATTGCTGAAAATATATGTCACAGGAAAAGTGAAGTGATGTCGGAAAAGTTGTATGAAAAGGTACAGACTGTGACGAAACAAGAAGTAGTACCGTCTTCTGATAGTTCTGAGTCAGTTgtgcatcatcatcaccatcatgaACATCACCATCACCACTATCATGTATATCATCAACTTTAG
- the LOC134178892 gene encoding uncharacterized protein LOC134178892 has protein sequence MVVVVVVVVFVVVFVVAVAVVTVVVAAVLLLLLLLLLLLLLLFLLLLVVAVAAIVVVVIVAVVVAIVVVVAAAVVVAVVVVVVVAAAVVAVTAAAAAARMVL, from the coding sequence atggttgttgttgttgtggttgttgtttttgttgttgtttttgttgtcgctgttgctgttgttactgttgttgttgctgctgtgttgctgctgctgctgttgttattgttgttgctgctgctgctgtttctgttgttgttggttgttgctgttgctgctattgttgttgttgttattgttgctgttgttgttgctattgtagttgttgttgctgctgctgttgttgtcgctgttgttgttgttgttgttgttgctgctgctgttgttgctgttactgctgctgctgctgctgcacgtatggtgctatag